CTCATCAATAAAATTCCTAGTAGTGTGCTGAACTATGAAAGTCCTTATGAAAGGTTATATGGAAGTCAACCTAGATTGACACACTTGAGAACTATTGGGTGTCTGTTTTTTTGCCAAAATCTAGTTGAACATGACAAAATGATGACAAGGTCTAAGTCTACAGTTCATATGGGGTATTCAAAGACACAAAAAGGTTGTGTTTTGTTTGATCTTACTACCAAGATATTCTTTATTAGCAGAGATGTTATATTTAGAGAGGATATTTTTCCTTTCTCACAGATCAAGATGCCAGAAAGACATATCTTATTTCAAAATCCACTCCCAAATTCATCTGTTCTATTTGATAACTTCACTAATCAAGTTTTCAAAACACTTAGTTCTATCAATAATGAACCATCTTGTCTTGAAGATACATTTGTGCTACCAGATGTTGAGAATACTCTATGAGATGTTTCTGATCCAATTGAAGAACCAGTTCCAATAGTCACAGAAACTCTTATACCAGTTAATATAAGAAGATCTACAAGAATCAAGCATACTCATGCATGGCTCAAAGATTTGTTTCCTCAAAGTTACATTCAGAAGTGCAATATCCTGTGTGCAATTATATTAGTTATAATCATCTTTCTCCTACTTATCGGTCATACATTGCTGCTACATCTTCAGTTAGAGAACCTACTACCTATTCAGAGGCTGTGACAGATACTAGGTGGATAGATGCTATGAAGACTGAGATTCAAGCTCTTGAAGATAATAAGACTTGGGAGATAACTGACCTACCACCAGGAAAGAAACCTATTGGCTGCAGGTGGGTTTACAAGGTTGAGTACAAGTCCACAGGTAAAATAGAAAGATTTAAAGCAAGACTAGTTGCTAAGGGGTATAGTTAGCTAGAAGGTATAGACTATCAAGAAACTGTTTCACCAGTTGTGAAGATGGTGACTGTGAGAACTGTGGTGTCTTTTGCTGATTCAAGACACTGGCacattcatcaaatggatgtgtttAATGCCTTCTTGCAGGGTGATCTTGAAGATGAAATTTATATGCAGCTTCGTCAAGGCTTTGTTAGTCAAGGGGAGAAAGCATGCAACATTATATGGGCTTAAGCAGGCTCCAAGACAGTGGAACCATAAGTTGACTGAAGCTCTTACTACTCTCAACTTTAAACAAAGTCAATATGATCATTCTTTATTTGTCAATAAGTCAGAAGTAGGTATGATTATGGTGttagtatatgtggatgatatgatGATTACAGACAGCAGTTTGGAGTTAATAGAAAAGACAAAGTTGAAATTGCAGCAGGCTTTTAAAATGAAGGACTTAGTGAACTGAAATATTTTCTGGGCATTGAGTTTACTAGGTCAGCAGAGGGTATATTGATGCATCATAGAAAGTATGCTTTGGAACTTATAGCTGAGGTTGGGATGTCAGCAGCTAAACCTGCAGGTACTCCTATTGATGTTAATGTTAAACTAACTTCAAAACAGTATGATCAAGATGTGAAAAATCATGGAGCTTCTGAAGATCCTCTAGTAGATCAGACAATGTATCAAAGATTAATTGGCAAATTGTTGTATCTGAACATGACAAGACCAAACTTGTCTTTTAGCACACAAAACCTAAGCCAGCTCATACAACAGCCAAAGAAATCTCACATGGATGCAACCTTAAGAGTAGTGAGATATCTGAAAACACATCATGTACAGGGGCTATTATTTTCTAGCTCTTCTGATGAAATAGTCACTGCAtttgtgatgcagattggaCATCTTGACCACTTACCAGAAGATCAGTAACAGATTATGTTGTCAAGATAGGGAACTCTTTGGTGTCTTGGAAGGCAAAGAAGCAAACTATAGTTTCCAAGAGCtcagctgaagctgaatacAGGAGCCTTGCCTCCACAGTGTCAGAATTAATTTGGTTACTTGGATTAGTTAGAGAAATAGAAGTTGAAGTACAACTACCAGTTCAAGTATATAGTGACAGTAAAGCTGCCATACAGATTGTTGTGAATCTAGTATATCATGAGAGGACAAAACACATTTAATTCGATTGTCATTTTATAAGGAAAGACTACAACAAGGTTTGATCAAGGTTAACTACCTTCTTACACAAGAGCAGCCTGCAGATGTATTGACAAAAGGACTATCAAAGTATCAACATGAATATCTCTTATCCAAATTAGGTGTCTTAAACATCTTTTGAACCACCTAACTTGAAGGGGAGTGATGAGATAGAAGTGTGAGGTAGTTGAGAAGTTAGTTAAGTCACAAAATAATCAAGGGTAGTATAGAccttttgtattgtttgttgtaaCTAATTTCTTTCAACTTAGTTAGATTGTTAGAAGCTAGATTCTATAAATAGTATTTTACAGCATTGTAATAGTTAGTCTTTGAGCTCAAACAATGAAAGATTCTCTCCTTCTTTCTTAGCTTCTTGTTAATGGAATTTTGGGTTAATTTCATCTATTGATTTTTTGTTCAGCTGGCCTTCTAATTATTTGATAGTATGTATATGGACTTAAAGAAATTCCACAAGTGGTCAAGAGgtgttaaacaaaaaaataagagcCAATGATAGTTACTAGTAAACACTGCGTTTACCAtgcattaatttattaatttgatataattaacGAGCTAACACATTAATATTTAGTGCGTGGAGAAATCTTTCTACACGTATCACGAATACTCTCATCAGTTAtcacaaatattaaatttccaattatataaagaatttctaatttgttcaaaataaaagtaggaaaaCAATTTAGTAGTAGTGATCAATTGCACATGACAAAAACATATGGTGAGCTTAGAAAATAGAGTTTTCAAGGTAGAGAAAGTGATGAagaaaattcataaacattttTCAAACTATATGGAGTAGTTTATAGCCTATGGACCTAGCTAGCAATATATGTTGTGctataagaaaaatagagtttTCAAGTAATGCATGTACTCTTTATTGACTTATATATAGTAAGTAATACTAGtattattgaatatgaaaaaaaaaaaaaaacatgtgaaGAAAAGTATATGGTTGTGATGTACGAAGGGTACATTGACTGAGTTTTAGGATGATAAATTTCTGAAAATATGACAACATTTTAGGCGAATCACATAACaaagtatttaattaaaattttataaatatcaaacatCGAATcagactaaaaaaataaaaagcttccctatcatatcatatcatgattCATGTTATAATATGCAAGTTGATACAAAAGTGGGCACATTGGATTAAGATTAGTCTAATTGAGTAGAAATTACTAATGTATGATTTGATAACATGTGTAGCATGAATTTTATGACTAGTACTCTTAACTTTCAcataaattattcataaaaataatgaaaattccCCAAGTCAATATGCTTTAGAGCTTATGGTCCcctccctttattgaaaattgtCATTTACAAATGGAAAGCACGAGTTGGTTGaatgttaagaaaaaaaaactaaaagtcaAATATGTATGGTGGCCTCTTTACTTGATATAGTACTTATATGGACTTAATTAAGAGATTAGTGGTCAAgaggattaaaaaaataacaaacgtGAGTGGctcaaacaaagaaaattaaggAAGTATTAGTTCATACGATTTGTAAATAGTTACTTGCATTCTATggtttgtatgtatatataatttaaaataagaaatttaactTTACATTAGCGATAACAAATTAAACGAAAGTTCATATCACTTATTCAAAATCGagttatatgtgtatatatggaAATACATGtgtttaaaaatctaaatataacATTTACTGATtaatatatttgtcaaataaattataaatattgagCATTTAGGTTCACAAGTTGACATTTaacattgaaaataaaagtagaaaaactTTTGAGATTAAAAAGAAAGTGATTTGTGGATGTATTTAGTTGgctagtagtagtagtaatggTCTATTGAACATGACAAGAAAATGTGAACTAAAGTATGGTTGTGACACTCCTAACGGGAGGCGGACTGATAAGAGTGGATCAAGTACAAAGACTGTTTTAGGTAGACAACGAATTACATATCAAAATTAGATATGCACGTGAAAAGTTAATTTATAAgacatatttaattaagttcACATGATACGTACGTATATTTTAGGCTCGATATAATATAGTTTGAAAATTAACACATCTTATTCAACCTTTCTAGTAAAATTTTAGAGGGTCGTTTTGCAGGCATTTGGTTACATTGACTTTCACATTAATTACGTAAATATAAGCTTTATTGACTTTGTTtacttgattttgattttaagttcaaaatataattgacaaaatcaaatcgattgtataaatatttattttgcacATCCTAATCTTCTACGCTCTTGATTCATAACATCGTTAACATCGATGAGTTACTCTATTATTAgatattcaaataatattagttaattgtgattaagatATACATTAAGGTAAAATTATTAcgacaaattatacaaatatatatcttttatttcaattatttccATTAGCCCCTATTACTTTTGAAAATCTACAAATCTCTTATTTCTTTAAGGGAAAAGGACATAAAATGCActcaaagtattggaaatggtacaaaattaccctccatccagcTATTGACTCAAAAATATCCatcccacccacctattggctccaaaataccgttgttatccaccttttggtttaaaattgaccacttatttaacggttttaaatttaaactatttaaatattttttttaaatacgtggcgcttataatttaatttattagtataatttataaatcaatccactacccacccattactaattaaacctcttcaaattaataaatccgtcacattattaatgcaacaacagaaaagTTACTAccaattgaaattttttaaaatttgaggtgaaaatatctatagatttaaattatcataaattcaagtttctaaataaaaattaccgataaacttaaagtctgactatgttcatcttaattattcttacgtctcaattatgtgatgttacttcataggtaaattttttcaaaataatatattaaaggttttaaaacaaatcataaatatttatcctattgaaagtgtcctcctaaataagcggcttaacctaaatttaattggggcttcaatTTGGACATGAATAAATGGATTTCatttttcaggaatctataatttcatcgtgttttagtagtgcttatggcgattttgatattataattggattattaattgggtggggtttagttagtaatgagtgggtagtgaattggtttataaattatattaataaattaaattataacaatagtTGAATGCCaagcattttaaaaaatatttaaagagtttaattttaaaaccattaaataagtggtcgattttgaactcaaaggtgaTGACTAGGGTATTTTGAGCCAATAGGTAGAtagaagggcattttggagtcaataggtggattaagagtaattttatactattttcaatatttcaagggtattttaggctcTTTTCCGTTTCTTTAGTATATTCGAGTTGCATATTAATAtatccgagctacatattatatatCTGGGCTAGTTTTTGATGTATTTGAACTACATATTACTGTCGATTCAGTATTTAATATATCTTAGCTACATTTATGTAATTGAGCTAGTTTTTATTATATTCGAGCTACATATGAATGTATCCGAGCTTCAATTATTGTATccgattttttaaatttttaaggaattaatataattataaacttattagggataaattataatttcgTACTAAAACTATGGTATTTATGTAATATACACAAATTATTAACTATGCTTAAATGATAAAATAGGAGTATTTAAAAGACATATCTTATATACATTCATTAGATACACACTATATACATGTATTTGGtgtaatttttatatacatcgAACACTAGATACATGAGCGAGATATAAGAGTGGCTAGCGAGATAGGAGGAAAGTGAGCAAGATTTGACTATTTATCTCAGGTACATAAAATCACACTAGGTACAcactatatacatatatctgGTGTGATTTGTATGCATGTATCTGAGATACCATATATGAGAGTGGGAGCGAGGTGGGCACTAGGGAGACAAGTGGGATTTATCTATGTATTCCAGATAAATGTGAATCAACCTGAATAGATGTATCtagaataaattatatttaattttaattgagaTACATATATTTAGAAAAATCTAAACACACTAAAATATGATAAGATTATAGAATATTATGTAACTAATTAAGTGATCAGTTCATAAACTACTAATATTTATGTAACTTACccattattcttttattttttggtgtagTTTTTCTTATCAGTATTGGAATTTGCTGTTATTCTttcgtgttttttttttttttgtctatttcaAGTAAAATATAATTGTAGTGCAAATAGTGAATTGGACAATTAAAGTTTCAATAGTATAATAGTGATTATTGCATTTGAGTGGAAAATTAATTAGTCATGTGATGTACtttttctgtttgtatttttaattaaaactctTCCTTGCTGATCAGTTCTcatgtgataatttatttatgaattttaatacGTCATGGATAACGACCACTTTATCTTTAAATAATGTTTggttttggaaaaaaaaaatgatttgtggCAGCACctgatattttttaatgtatgaaCAAGATTTGGCATCctgaaaaaatatacattaacgaaaaatgttaaaattattttaacaatttaaatttaatatcgttaaaggttttaagaatatttacggataatattaattgttattaaaaattatatttaattataattacacagttatagttaattaattcttttttcacTTCTTTAATCTCTCcctaattttatttcataatcttatccgtaacaattttcatatcaatttgaTTTACAAAAGAATTCTCTCTCcactaaatcaaatttaaactacTCAATAATTgtcttgttcaattttattttttttcttctttatttcctGATATAGTGTGTCACCTCCATAGTTGTCTTCTTCAATTTTgtacttttttcttcttatttcttgACACATACGAATTAAGattcttattttagtattataaTTAGTCAACCAGTCGAAGAAAGATGCATCTAGGACTGTCTAAATAGATTGTGGAAAAAATGCTCAAGAAGACGGAAAAATTGATTTACTGGTAGCTTTGGTAAGAACTTTGGATCGATATCCATGAATGACGTTTATGTtaatagttaaaaaataaagatacgAAGGTAAATGTAGAAAAAAATGGAAGTACATTTATCTTCCAAAGTGAATGTTGAAAAGGAAAAGTTGAAATACATgaaattgttgattttcttgttcATCTTTTTCTGATATAAATGGGTTCAGATTTTTAATGTATCctgttgtttttgtttcttaaattaatttataataccTTCATTTCAACTTTATGATACATTACAATTTCATCATGTACAGTGTCTCgtgtttaaatattattttatcttatgaTTATAGTTTGGGATACATTGACtgattttaaatgtatttagttaactttgtttctcaaattaatgtataatgtctTTGTTTCAACACTACGATACATTACGATTTTATCATGCACGATATATTGTGtgcaaatattaattttgatgcATAAACTTAATTAGTTTTCATACTTGA
This DNA window, taken from Solanum lycopersicum chromosome 5, SLM_r2.1, encodes the following:
- the LOC138348977 gene encoding uncharacterized mitochondrial protein AtMg00810-like — its product is MHHRKYALELIAEVGMSAAKPAGTPIDVNVKLTSKQYDQDVKNHGASEDPLVDQTMYQRLIGKLLYLNMTRPNLSFSTQNLSQLIQQPKKSHMDATLRVVRYLKTHHVQGLLFSSSSDEIVTAFVMQIGHLDHLPEDQ